The genomic interval actcAAGAATTGCATTAGTAGAAAAGGTCAAAATTTCACCAAGGCCTAAATATCTGTTCCATTTCTCTTCTGACTAGTGAATACACTATGCTGTCTGGGCACAACCTGTTCGTTCTTGAACTAATTTGTTTACTTGCATGTTATTTTCATGTTGGCATGCTGAGCCCTGCTCTCTGTGCAAAGTAGAGTATTTAGTATTTAGGGTTAAACTCTTTCCCTTGGCAGAGGCAAATCGTTTTCCATTCGATATTGAAAGATGTCGGAAATTTATCACATAAGTGCTCTTTTTGAAAAGGGTTTAAGAGGATCATCTGAAGAAGTAGTAGCAGTGTTTGAAATACTGTGGATGTCTCATCTTTTGTGCTGATTCCATGGCAAGATATTAGATTTGGTCTACTAGCATAAAAAAGCTCTGTCTACAAAAAAATGCATCAGGAAAGAGTATTTGAGAGGGATGATTTGGGATCAATTCACATCTTTATCAATGGAATGACACCTCTGCTGATCTCTACTCATGTCTTTATGTTGATGTGACGTTTTAGGACTCATCCTTGCACGGGATCTTCCATTATTCTGGAAAAGAACAGATGACTAAATATGAGATAGCCTGTGCTATTGCAGATGCGTTTAACCTACCCAGGAGTCACCTGATACCGGTACGTCTACAGTCGCATGCACACTGCatgcaattttactggggtttaGTCACGTGAAACTACCATAACATTCTGCTTGTTGTATCTTGTAAATGTAGACAGTTAGCCTACTACATTCTTATTTTTAGGGAATTTTTGGAAGtacatagaagaaaaaaaaaacagcaaattagtttagtataaatataattataatatacagcactgtgcaaaCTTTTTAGGCACCCTGTTTTttagtaaaaaatttttttgtagaTGTTCATTTTATGATTTCTGCCTTTAGTCAGTGCAAAAACATTGTACATGTATTTCATAACATTActtttccaataaaaaaattaaatgttatgcaaaaaaaactgtttataaagaagtaaagaaagcaacatattacatAACAGGCCAAAAAATAAGTGTACAACTtatcagctaatttccttataaaattgtacctgagattacaatttttttaaaggcaaaggGCTGTCACACCAATTATTGGCATGGTTTAGTTGAtcactgtttactgctctttttatgggttttttttgttgttgttgttttttttatatgtagaaatgtttaatttcattaattttgaAGCCAGATTGGCTTTACATGCATTTGCAATTCTTAGACTTTTACACAGCACTGTGTAATATAGGTGACTGTTTCTATCAGGAGCTTGTACTTAAATTTGTTGGCTTAATCACCCGGTTAAATGTTTTTGGTCACTATATGCAAAtagtctctgtctgtctctctctctctctctgtctctctctctctctgtttctctctctctctgtctctctctctgtgtagtTGACCGAGCAGCCTGCTGGAGCCGGCGCTCAGAGGCCGCAGAATGCTCAGTTAGAATGTTCTCGTCTGGACCTGCTTGGGCTGAGTGTGGAACCAACTCCCTTTAAAACAGCAATTAGAAATTGTCTCTGGCCATTCCTCCATGATAAACGCTGGAGACAGACCGTCTTTCACTGAACGACAAAGCATACATTCTTGAGTTTTAGTCAGAAAATAGGGCCAAATCTGTTCACAAGTTAAACAGCTTTTGTTGAtgttatattaatgcacacagtgactaatgtattattttattcttattttcatTGCACTATAGGTAATAGTATTGTTGCTTAAGGCAGTTGAGGATAATTTGTGTATAGGTTTTAACCACTTTCTGTCACGAATGTAGTAAAAAGCAAACTGTCTGGGAGATTATCTAAGTGTACCCAGGATGACcatataatacatatacaaaCAGCCTGCTTGGTCCATATTGCAGAACACTGTGCATTTTGTTAAGTTTTTGTTAAGTAAATTCTGATTTTCTTCTGTTTGACAAATTCCCagcaaatgtgaaaataattaaaaataaataaataaaggaaaactaTTTAGCTTGAAATATCTGATCTCTTATTTTCAGATTGTGCTTCCAATTtcgtggtaacagtttggggaaggtgACATGGTATGATGGCCCGACGATCaattgtccacatacttttgaccatatagtgtatcttcaAACAAATAAGTTGAGAGAGACATCATAAATGTCaaagttaaaataattttaaaaatatataatcaaaacaataaagaacatttttcTTTCAGATTGTTAGCTCTttctaataatattatttttttccattcttcatAAGTTTTCCAgtaaactgaaatgaatgaaagtctACACCATCACAGCCACTTATGTTACACAATCAACCTCATTTTGGTGAAATGACGTAGTATCGAATGagagagggatgtgtgtgtgcgttgcgTTGTCACGGTTGCCAGTTTGAGTTGAATATTTTTTCCAAACTAGTCAcgaattaaataataaaccagCCTAAACtgtaatgttatttatgtaCGACAGACACAGGGCCCATTCCCCAACCCAGTACGACTTTAAAACACTGCAGTCGGGTGAGTCGACACACAATCTGGCAACACCAGCGAGGGTCAGCTGATAAAGTGTTGTGGGAACGTTCCAATAAGGTCGCGCGCACCCGTCGCAACCGTGGCGTCATTATTACGCAGCGTTGGTCGAGTTTGACTCAGCATACGCACTCCGACAGCCTGACTTTAAAGATCAATAAACCATCATAGCCAGGATCAAGTGAACGCTGCACGCAGGAACGCACTCCGGGAAGCTCATTCGACATTTGATACCGCTATCTTCCGAAAAACCAAAGGTaattgtgtgggttttttttggttgtttgtttttactgacATAGCCTTTAAAAGATCTCCTTCATTAGAAAAGATCTGTCTACTTAATGtcatccttaaaaaaaacaggaatcCGTTAActacactttttaaataaaaagcaagcTACTATTCGtgttatatgtatttttaattcaAGTGTGAAGAGGACAGAATATAAATTCGTGTTTGTTTGCTAGGACTGCCTGACTTCCTCACGCAAACACCTGCTTCTTGTCGTGGGTGAAAACACGGTCTTCCATTCGCCTGAACATGGTGCGTTCACTGGCGCATGATGTTCATGTGGTTCCACtaataattaaacaataacGATACTCAAGTAACCAGAGCCACCAGTTCTAGCCTAAAGTTCGGaacttaaatcatttttaatgtcaTACACATTTGAACAAAATCATTATAATACCTTTCTAGCGTAAACAGAATACTTCTATTTccaatgtgtgaatgtgtttccTGTGTTAATTTGTGTTATATACAAGCCCTCCAGTGTTGCTTGTGTAATGTGTGCACACCATTAAGTCGCCCTCTAGTTAATAATTCACCTCCACTATGGAAATGCTCAGTGTGAGTTTTAGCTAGACTAGATATTGCACTGAAATGGATTTGCAGAGTGAAAGCTGTGTTATTGTATATTAACAGTACATACTGACATCCTGTCCAGGCTTGATTTTCACTGATTGAGTTTACCACTGGGAAAGTCATGTGTTTGTCATGGGACATTTATCAAAGTGGTTACTACACCATTATGTGAAGCAAAATACATGACTTTATCAATAGTCATTATACAAATACGAGAATCTGTAcagtctttaaataaataaaatgtcgaGAGAAATTTTAATGGTGAATTATGGAGCTTGGAAGCTGACAAAAGTATTTAAACATGAATTTGTACATTTCAATTATGTACACgtcacattaaataaatttgtttttgttctgttgtgtattttaaaaaatgttaattttttcctatgttttttttctttgttttgaaggAGTAAGATTTTCAAACATATAATTTGAAATCATGGGTTATGgttttgagatttaaaaaaaaaaaaaaaaatcagaggcctaaataaaaatctcaaaaaatacagatttaatgTAAAGGTAAAGTATGTGGCATTTCTAGGGAAAAGTACACGCTTTCAGACAAGAGATTTTATGTTCTCAAATAGCTATTTTTGTACAGTGACGTTAAACAGACGATGCTTAGTATATGTCCAGCGTACATATTTATGTAACATTCTCGCTGGTCAGGCTACACTAATGTTAGATTTCTGCCAGTCTTTAGCAGCTAACTGCCAAACTTGCTTGCTTAATAGCAATTTAGATGCACTTATCTAAATATACGGTTTGGTATGGTGATTATACGgtaaatatacagtaactaTACGTTCCATTTTGTCTCTTAACTATACACCATGtctcttcacttcacttcatggATGTAAGCATGGCAGACGACTGTGAGTTTGACcgctttgaaaatgtttactttttccTGGGAATCCTGGATTGTTCTCATCTATGgcctaatttacataaaatctgAATTTAGGgttctgatttttttgtttttaaatctcaaaaCTACAACCTATAATTTAGAATTATGTTTTAAAGGCAAATGTTGCTTCTAGCTAGTtaaaaacaacaggaaaaaaaatattacaatgtgaaaaatgggaaaaaattaTACAATGTGACGTGTATATAATTCCAATTCacaaatattcatatttttcgATCAGCTTCCAGGCACTACAGACTCTTCTGACCGTTCAAACCAATCATTAAAAACTCAACCATGTCCAGGTATCGTTGAGAGTTCTGACCTGTGCCCTGttgttaatgtttattaatatatgATGTACAGTTTAATACAGATGAAAGGTTCAGGAATATGATCCAGGCTGTTCATGGTGCACTTCCTCCTAGAGTGAATGTGCCTTTGAAGAAATGTTTCAGCAGTGTTTACATTTTCAGTTAATCTCCATGTACTGTAACATGTAGTAAGATTAAACAGTCAAGAATTTCAAAATTGAGAAAAGAATGGAAAGCCTGTTTACTTTTGGTGGTACTTGTGTTTGGACAGTTAGTAAACGTTTATGTGAAACACATTTCTGTGTAATGTTTTCATAAATATCCCCATTCGAAGGTAGGCCTATTTTGAAAATGACTAGGTTATGTGTTAACAGAAAACATGGAGGTGTCTGTTTCCACTTGATCATGCATCAATACCATTTCTTCAGACTACTACCAGTAGTCTGAGTACCAGCACATATTTTTTGTTACTTGATGATATGTTTGAATAATATTCTACTTGGTGTTAAGCAATCAGGTGTGTCATGGAAagttttatttagctctgtttgtttttttcttggtcaTGCACTTAGGCCACTAAGGTTTGTTCTTTATAATATTAATTGATATTAATTGATATTAATTGAAGTGCATTATCTAGCTATGTTAGTTACCTTGGATTGAGTGGAGTTGCAATGGAGAAGAACAGTTTTGTTCCACTTTGGAGTTGTGCTTCTGTACAGCTGTATGTAAACTACATTTTACTGTCTTCACTGCACCGAAATCCCTCATTGTCAGTGACCAATAGCAACTGATCACGAAGAACATCATACTGGGTAAGAGCTTTTATCTTCACTGACCTAGTGCTGACTGTAGTAGACATTCTGGCCTAGCTTGTGTTTGTTGCTGTGTGCTGCTACTTCTTGTGCTGAGCATTGTGTACaagatgttttatcaggttacgTGTACCGTAGGAAGATGCTATAGTacctcctcttgatattttcacagtacagtttgcagtctgctttgctttgattgccGTTATTAATCGTGAAATGCATCCAGATCGCTGTCATTTTGTGTTCTCGGTTCATTAGCGTTACAGTGTACACTATGCTTACGTCACAAAGTATCACATCGTATCGGCTGTTGGTATCTTTTTTTGGTATTTGACTTAGTATGACATTGTCTCATGTCTCTCATTCTCAGACCTTCATTTTTAGAGATTAACAgttttaatttacattacatttaattgtCCATTGACACCCCAACAACAACCCTTAACCTTGTTATGAGTCAGTTACTTGTTTGTTCTCAGTACAGGGTAACATGTTGAAACTTCTGTGTGGTAATGACTGCAATCCATTATGACAATGTTATCAgaaatgtgtgaatgtttgcTACAAATGAGTCATTTATAGGttctgagtgttttttttttttttaacgtgagCATTATCAACTAGCACTAGGCTGTGCAAGGCTGACGGGCATAGTCAAGAGGCTACACTTGACGTCAACAGCAGATACTGGCCTTTGGTTTCTGAGTTAGAGTGTATTTGTGTCAAATAAAAGCCAACTATTAACAAAGCGgtgtttactttttctttctccaggTGACTACTCCTACGTGAAAATGAGCTACGAGAATCCTCCACCATATACAGGCCCAGGTGCCCCTGTTCCAGGTTACCCTCCTGCCAGCGCTCCTGGCTATCCACCTCAGGGCTATCCACCTCAGGGCTATCCACCTCAGGGATACCCACCTCAAGGCTACCCCACTCAGGGCTATCCACCTGGTCCTGAGCAAGGACCATACCCTAACTACCCTGCTGCACCACCGGGTTCGTACCCTGCCCAACCTGGCTATCAGGGATATCCAGTGCCTCCTCAACCAGGGTATGGAGGACCGGTGTATGGGGAGCCTCCCAAAAACACAGGTGAGCTTCTGCTGCTTCAAAACAACCCTGTTGGTACTTTCTTCAGCACTTTATAATTCTGATTGATCAAAGGGTgttgatttttaattttctataacagcacagctcttGCAGTAGTACTAGCTGCAAGGGAAGTCATAGGTATctattaaaatactttttctaATATGTTGTCTATTATGTATAGCAACAACTGActcagctttctttctttcttttcttttttttttttaagaa from Ictalurus furcatus strain D&B chromosome 18, Billie_1.0, whole genome shotgun sequence carries:
- the LOC128622359 gene encoding cysteine-rich and transmembrane domain-containing protein 1 gives rise to the protein MSYENPPPYTGPGAPVPGYPPASAPGYPPQGYPPQGYPPQGYPPQGYPTQGYPPGPEQGPYPNYPAAPPGSYPAQPGYQGYPVPPQPGYGGPVYGEPPKNTVYVVEQDRRGDSGDQACLTACWTALCCCCLWDMLT